A single Micromonospora luteifusca DNA region contains:
- a CDS encoding DUF2530 domain-containing protein, giving the protein MPNEQPPRPAPLDPPMVPFALAGLIAWAVVGLVLLIFFRGWLTDHGHENWLWTCLAGFLWGFPGLAVMMRHDANRRRRRAS; this is encoded by the coding sequence ATGCCGAACGAGCAGCCACCGCGGCCCGCACCACTGGACCCGCCGATGGTGCCGTTCGCCCTCGCCGGGCTGATCGCCTGGGCGGTGGTCGGGCTGGTCCTGCTGATCTTCTTTCGGGGTTGGCTGACCGACCACGGTCACGAGAACTGGCTCTGGACCTGCCTCGCCGGTTTCCTGTGGGGCTTCCCGGGCCTCGCCGTGATGATGCGGCACGACGCCAACCGACGCCGCCGCCGCGCGAGCTGA
- a CDS encoding NCS2 family permease: protein MAVAPPENGTPKPAHPRNGFDRFFEISARGSTLSREVRGGLATFFTMAYIVVLNPLILGGAVDGDGKTLPIPALAAATALVAGLMTILMGVVGRFPLALAAGLGVNALVAYEIAPEMTWADAMGLVVIEGVIIAVLVLTGLRTAVFRSVPTQMKTAIGVGIGLFLTIIGLVDAGFVRRIPDAANTTVPVGLGIGGKLVSWPLLVFVVGLLLTLVLVVRRVKGAILIGILASTVLAVIVEAIGNIGPSFVNGQPNPKGWSLNVPELPKTVVDLPDLSLLGKFNVFDSWGRAGWVVVLMFVFTLLVTDFFDTMGTMVAVGQEGGLLDEGGTPPRAKEILLVDSIAAAAGGAASTSSNTSYIESAAGVGEGARTGVASLVTGVLFLLAMFLAPLVVIVPFEAASTALVVVGFLMMTAVRTIDWSDYEIAIPAFLTIVLMPFTYSISNGIGAGMITFVVLKLARGKAREVHPLLYGVAALFVLYFLRGPIESLVL, encoded by the coding sequence ATGGCAGTAGCGCCGCCCGAAAACGGCACACCCAAACCCGCTCACCCGCGTAACGGCTTCGACCGGTTCTTCGAGATCTCTGCCCGTGGCTCGACGTTGAGCCGCGAGGTACGTGGCGGCCTGGCGACCTTCTTCACGATGGCGTACATCGTGGTGCTCAACCCGCTGATCCTGGGCGGTGCGGTCGACGGTGACGGCAAGACCCTGCCGATCCCCGCGCTGGCTGCGGCGACCGCGCTGGTCGCCGGCCTGATGACCATCCTGATGGGTGTGGTCGGCCGGTTCCCGTTGGCGCTCGCCGCCGGTCTGGGCGTCAACGCCCTGGTGGCGTACGAGATCGCTCCCGAGATGACCTGGGCCGACGCGATGGGCCTGGTCGTGATCGAGGGTGTGATCATCGCGGTGCTGGTGCTGACCGGTCTGCGGACCGCGGTGTTCCGCTCGGTGCCGACGCAGATGAAGACCGCGATCGGGGTCGGCATCGGGCTGTTCCTGACCATCATCGGCCTGGTGGACGCCGGCTTCGTCCGGCGGATCCCGGACGCCGCCAACACCACCGTCCCGGTTGGCCTGGGCATCGGCGGCAAGCTGGTGAGCTGGCCGCTGCTGGTCTTCGTGGTGGGTCTGCTGCTCACACTGGTGCTGGTGGTGCGCCGGGTGAAGGGGGCGATCCTGATCGGCATCCTCGCCTCGACGGTGCTGGCGGTGATCGTGGAGGCGATCGGCAACATCGGCCCGTCGTTCGTCAACGGTCAGCCCAACCCGAAGGGCTGGTCGTTGAACGTGCCGGAGCTGCCGAAGACGGTGGTCGACCTGCCGGACCTGTCGCTGCTCGGCAAGTTCAACGTGTTCGACTCGTGGGGCCGGGCCGGCTGGGTGGTCGTGCTGATGTTCGTCTTCACGCTGCTGGTCACGGACTTCTTCGACACCATGGGCACGATGGTGGCGGTGGGCCAGGAGGGTGGCCTGCTCGACGAGGGGGGCACTCCGCCGCGAGCCAAGGAGATCCTGCTGGTCGACTCGATCGCCGCGGCGGCCGGTGGCGCGGCCAGCACCTCCAGCAACACGTCGTACATCGAGAGTGCCGCCGGTGTCGGGGAGGGTGCCCGGACCGGCGTGGCCAGCCTGGTCACCGGCGTGCTCTTCCTGCTGGCGATGTTCCTTGCGCCGCTTGTGGTGATCGTGCCGTTCGAGGCGGCCTCGACGGCCCTGGTGGTGGTCGGTTTCCTGATGATGACCGCGGTGCGGACGATCGACTGGTCCGATTACGAGATCGCCATCCCGGCGTTCCTCACGATCGTGCTGATGCCGTTCACCTACTCGATTTCCAATGGGATCGGTGCCGGCATGATCACCTTCGTCGTGCTCAAGCTGGCCCGGGGTAAGGCCCGGGAAGTCCACCCCTTGCTGTACGGGGTGGCCGCTCTGTTCGTGCTGTACTTCCTGCGTGGGCCGATCGAGTCTCTGGTCCTCTGA
- a CDS encoding MarR family winged helix-turn-helix transcriptional regulator, producing the protein MTERTVTAKRVPPAQLAPQLRDAITRLNRRVRQARPVGDLTVTQVSALTSLRLAGAMTPRELADVERVQPPTMTKIVGKLEDRGLVRRTPHPTDGRQVILAATEGGEAVLDQFERARDEWLAHRLAALDEDERETLQRAAEILQQLARA; encoded by the coding sequence GTGACGGAGCGGACGGTGACGGCGAAACGCGTGCCACCGGCGCAGCTGGCCCCTCAGCTGCGTGATGCGATCACTCGACTCAACCGGCGGGTCCGCCAGGCCCGACCGGTCGGCGACCTCACGGTCACCCAGGTCTCCGCGCTCACCAGCCTGCGGCTGGCGGGCGCGATGACGCCCCGGGAGCTGGCCGACGTCGAGCGGGTGCAGCCACCGACGATGACGAAGATCGTCGGGAAGCTGGAGGACCGCGGCCTTGTGCGGCGGACACCCCATCCGACCGACGGCCGGCAGGTCATCCTCGCGGCGACCGAGGGAGGGGAGGCCGTGCTCGACCAGTTCGAGCGGGCCCGCGACGAGTGGCTGGCTCACCGGCTGGCCGCACTGGACGAGGACGAACGGGAGACCCTGCAGAGGGCCGCCGAGATTCTTCAGCAGCTCGCTCGCGCCTGA